The Haemophilus parainfluenzae genome window below encodes:
- the rpsB gene encoding 30S ribosomal protein S2: protein MAQVSMRDMINAGVHFGHQTRYWNPQMKPFIFGARNGVHIINLEKTLPLFNEALAELTRIASNNGKVLFVGTKRAAQEAVQAAALDCQQYYVNHRWLGGMLTNWKTVRQSIKRLKDLETQSQDGTFDKLTKKEALMRTREMEKLELSLGGIKDMGGLPDALFVIGADHEHIAVKEANNLGIPVFAIVDTNSTPAGVDFVIPGNDDATRAIQLYVSAAAAAVKEGRGNEAQVVEELAADAE from the coding sequence ATGGCACAAGTTTCAATGCGCGACATGATCAACGCGGGCGTACACTTCGGACACCAAACTCGTTACTGGAATCCACAAATGAAACCTTTCATTTTTGGTGCTCGTAACGGTGTTCATATCATCAACTTAGAAAAAACTTTACCTTTATTCAACGAAGCTTTAGCGGAATTAACCCGTATTGCTAGCAACAACGGTAAAGTATTATTCGTTGGTACTAAACGTGCGGCTCAAGAAGCAGTACAAGCTGCAGCATTAGACTGTCAACAATATTACGTAAACCACCGTTGGTTAGGTGGTATGTTGACTAACTGGAAAACCGTTCGTCAATCAATTAAACGTTTAAAAGATTTAGAAACTCAATCTCAAGACGGTACTTTTGACAAATTAACCAAAAAAGAAGCGTTAATGCGTACCCGTGAGATGGAAAAACTTGAATTAAGCCTTGGCGGTATCAAAGATATGGGCGGCTTACCAGATGCGTTATTCGTTATCGGTGCAGACCACGAACATATCGCGGTTAAAGAAGCAAACAACCTAGGTATTCCTGTATTTGCTATCGTTGATACTAACTCAACTCCAGCTGGCGTAGATTTCGTTATCCCTGGTAACGATGATGCGACTCGTGCTATCCAACTTTACGTTTCTGCAGCTGCAGCGGCAGTTAAAGAAGGTCGTGGTAACGAAGCTCAAGTTGTTGAAGAATTAGCAGCTGACGCAGAATAA
- a CDS encoding class I SAM-dependent methyltransferase: protein MSNKTSVYDKENFFALYQKLRSNPISLNEIVEKPTMLSLLPDLQGKKLLDLGCGTGGHLQLYLENNAKSVVGTDLSAKMLEQAEQDLQKCGQFSGCFSLYQLPMEKLTELPESDFDVITSSFAFHYIEDFPALLAMIGNKLKPNGTLVFSQEHPITTCHKEGERWEKNEKKQQVAYRLNHYRDEGLRERNWFQQPFKTYHRTTATIINDLIAEGFQIEQMAEPMLAEQPQWHDEFKDLRHRPPLLFIKARKVMNLTK from the coding sequence ATGAGTAACAAAACGAGCGTTTATGATAAAGAAAATTTCTTTGCACTTTATCAAAAACTTCGATCTAACCCAATCAGTCTCAATGAAATAGTGGAAAAGCCGACTATGCTTTCCCTGTTACCTGATTTACAAGGAAAAAAATTACTCGATCTAGGTTGTGGAACGGGTGGACACTTACAACTCTATTTAGAAAACAATGCGAAGAGCGTAGTGGGAACAGATCTTTCAGCTAAAATGCTAGAGCAAGCTGAACAAGATCTGCAAAAGTGCGGTCAATTTTCAGGATGTTTTTCGTTATATCAGTTACCGATGGAAAAATTAACGGAATTGCCAGAAAGTGATTTTGATGTCATTACCAGCTCTTTTGCTTTTCATTATATTGAAGATTTTCCCGCTTTATTAGCGATGATAGGCAACAAGCTTAAGCCTAATGGCACATTAGTTTTTTCCCAAGAGCATCCGATTACAACTTGCCATAAAGAAGGGGAGCGCTGGGAAAAAAATGAGAAAAAACAGCAAGTCGCTTATCGTTTAAATCATTACCGTGATGAAGGGTTAAGAGAGCGAAATTGGTTTCAACAACCTTTTAAAACGTATCACCGCACGACAGCAACGATTATTAATGATTTAATTGCTGAGGGCTTTCAAATTGAACAAATGGCTGAACCAATGTTAGCCGAGCAGCCACAATGGCATGATGAATTTAAAGATTTGCGGCATCGTCCCCCTTTATTGTTTATTAAAGCAAGAAAAGTGATGAATTTAACAAAATAA